In one Rutidosis leptorrhynchoides isolate AG116_Rl617_1_P2 chromosome 8, CSIRO_AGI_Rlap_v1, whole genome shotgun sequence genomic region, the following are encoded:
- the LOC139864790 gene encoding putative invertase inhibitor — protein sequence MSRVSSFLSLFLFSSLLFSTHSQPLIHGTCELCSQQDPVVNYHFCTSSLESASGSRHTDIQGLGKISIKLTHNNLTDTRSHIKRLLKNDQNSYIKMRLEDCLELYSDAIVDIKRALKSYKLERYNEANILLSSVMDDATTCENGFQEKRNAVSPLTRRNNGTFELSAIGLSIIHILQLGDYLS from the coding sequence ATGTCTCGTGTTTCTTCCTTTCTTTCACTGTTCTTATTTTCCTCCCTCTTATTTTCTACCCATTCTCAACCATTAATCCATGGCACTTGTGAACTCTGCTCTCAACAAGATCCAGTTGTGAATTACCATTTTTGCACCTCGTCACTCGAATCTGCTTCTGGAAGTCGTCACACCGATATCCAAGGCCTTGGTAAGATCTCCATTAAACTAACACACAATAACTTGACCGATACAAGGTCTCACATCAAACGGCTATTAAAAAATGATCAAAACTCTTATATTAAAATGCGGTTAGAAGATTGTCTTGAGCTTTACTCTGATGCTATAGTTGATATTAAACGTGCCTTGAAAAGTTACAAGTTAGAGCGATATAATGAGGCAAATATTTTGTTAAGCTCGGTTATGGATGATGCTACCACTTGTGAGAATGGATTTCAAGAGAAGCGTAATGCTGTTTCGCCGTTGACAAGAAGAAACAATGGGACTTTTGAATTATCTGCGATTGGGCTTTCGATTATTCATATTCTTCAACTTGGTGATTACTTATCTTAA
- the LOC139862410 gene encoding acyl carrier protein 1, mitochondrial-like, which translates to MASALRRAILGHVRIPVVANGSKLLTPSWIHRTTAVRSMSSHDDHLEKTQVIDRILDIVKSFPKVDPSKVTPEVHFQKDLGLDSLDNVELIMAIEEEFKLEIPDKEADKIDSCALAIEYVYNHPMAS; encoded by the exons atggcgTCTGCTTTGAGAAGAGCAATTCTAGGGCACGTACGGATCCCGGTGGTGGCTAACGGATCTAAGCTTCTAACACCATCATGGATCCACCGTACCACCGCCGTGCGTTCAATGTCATCTCACGACGATCATCTCGAAAAAACTCAAGTTATTGATAGAATCCTCGATATCGTTAAAAGTTTTCCGAAAGTTGATCCTTCTAAG GTGACTCCCGAAGTTCATTTCCAAAAAGATTTGGGGTTGGACAGCTTAGATAATGTGGAGCTCATAATGGCTATCGAAGAAGAGTTCAAATTGGAGATTCCAGACAAAGAAGCTGACAAGATCGACTCATGTGCACTTGCAATTGAGTATGTATATAACCATCCAATGGCTAGCTAA